The following are from one region of the Nicotiana tabacum cultivar K326 chromosome 3, ASM71507v2, whole genome shotgun sequence genome:
- the LOC107820425 gene encoding polygalacturonase QRT3: MQPFFCLAFLFLLLNLVVEVANGSLRQLKLYEFQKGLEEKFPSYSSFIYTSSPSPSPEASVPNYSNAKKSEGRVIYPIGYGADPTGTSDSSEAIKEAIGDALKLQNGLGLLPGISDLGGAIIDFQGGNYRINNPIVFPPGVGNIVVKGGTIRASDTFPGDRHLIELWSQDSPKLEKDYISHHGNIFDRWDQNFAIRYEGITFRDILFDSGYRGGGLYVIDSARIRITSCFFVHFSTEGVLVQRGHETFISDTFLGQHPTIGGDRGERDFSGIAIDLASNDNAITDVTIFSSAIGIVLRGEANIVTGVHCYNKATYFGGVGILVKASQNRIDNCYLDYNSIVIEDPFLVHISNGYFLGEGNVVLKAINGRIFGLNVINNMFSGNPSKMTPMLNLDGEFTDIDQVVIDQNNVNGMSLKSTAGKLTVAGNGTSWVADFSSILVFPNKINHVQYSFYCRGGVAGFPAHAVTNVSSNVVVIESEKPVDGVVSVFVDQHNIVGEKNFLM; this comes from the exons ATGCAGCCATTTTTTTGTTTAGCATTCTTGTTTTTACTACTTAATTTGGTTGTAGAAGTGGCCAATGGGTCTCTTAGACAGTTGAAGCTTTATGAATTTCAAAAAGGACTTGAAGAGAAATTCCCTTCTTATTCCTCTTTCATCTATACCTCATCACCTTCACCATCTCCAGAAGCTTCTGTTCCCAATTACTCGAATGCCAAAaag AGTGAAGGAAGGGTAATTTATCCAATAGGGTATGGTGCTGATCCAACAGGGACAAGTGATAGCAGTGAAGCCATAAAAGAGGCTATTGGTGATGCTTTGAAATTGCAAAATGGACTTGGTTTGCTGCCTGGTATTAGTGATTTGGGTGGTGCCATTATTGATTTCCAAGGTGGTAATTACAGAATCAACAATCCTATAGTATTTCCTCCTGGCGTTGGCAATATTGTG GTCAAAGGAGGAACAATAAGAGCATCCGATACATTTCCAGGCGATAGGCATCTAATTGAGCTATGGTCACAAGATTCTCCTAAGCTTGAAAAAGACTACATTTCTCACCATGGTAACATTTTCGATAGGTGGGACCAAAACTTCGCGATTCGCTACGAGGGCATTACGTTCCGGGACATCCTCTTCGACTCGGGCTATCGAGGAGGAGGTTTATATGTCATTGACTCAGCTAGAATTCGTATAACAAGTTGCTTTTTCGTTCACTTTAGTACGGAAGGAGTTCTCGTTCAGAGAGGCCACGAGACTTTTATATCGGACACTTTCCTAGGGCAACATCCTACAATTGGCGGCGATAGAGGTGAGAGGGATTTCTCAGGCATAGCTATTGATCTTGCTAGCAATGACAATGCCATTACTGATGTTACTATCTTTTCATCAGCAATTGGGATTGTACTTAGGGGTGAGGCTAATATTGTTACAGGGGTACATTGTTACAATAAGGCAACATATTTTGGTGGGGTTGGGATTTTAGTTAAAGCATCCCAAAATAGGATAGATAATTGTTACCTTGACTATAACTCTATAGTCATTGAGGACCCTTTCTTAGTTCACATCTCAAATGGGTATTTTCTTGGAGAGGGTAACGTTGTCTTGAAAGCGATTAACGGTCGAATTTTCGGACTAAATGTCATTAACAACATGTTTAGTGGAAACCCTTCAAAAATGACACCAATGTTGAATTTGGATGGAGAGTTTACTGATATTGATCAAGTTGTGATTGACCAAAATAATGTGAATGGTATGAGCTTGAAGTCAACTGCTGGAAAATTGACTGTTGCTGGAAATGGGACAAGTTGGGTAgctgatttttcttcaattcttgtttttCCTAACAAGATAAATCATGTACAATACTCATTTTATTGTAGAGGAGGGGTTGCTGGATTTCCTGCACATGCTGTAACAAATGTATCAAGTAATGTTGTGGTTATTGAGAGTGAAAAACCAGTTGATGGAGTGGTGTCAGTTTTTGTCGACCAACATAATATTGTGGGTGAAAAGAACTTTCtaatgtaa
- the LOC107785242 gene encoding putative E3 ubiquitin-protein ligase ATL44: MAKPLPPTQSPTILEPKTPFLDQPHNTENALNFNLAVIIAALICALLCALGLNSMLQCVLQCTHRTISEPVEWVASKRMNTGLKKKDMVALPTSTYNNANSSASSSSSSVSSCAICLLDFMDGERIRVLPQCNHSFHVACIDKWLLSHSSCPTCRFHLNSGNCLPFL, translated from the coding sequence ATGGCTAAACCCCTCCCTCCAACACAAAGCCCAACCATTCTTGAACCTAAAACCCCTTTTCTTGATCAACCCCATAACACTGAAAATGCACTAAACTTCAACTTAGCAGTGATAATTGCAGCCCTAATATGTGCTTTGCTTTGTGCTCTTGGCCTAAACTCTATGTTACAATGTGTGCTTCAATGCACTCATAGGACTATTTCTGAGCCAGTTGAATGGGTAGCTTCAAAGAGAATGAACACAGGGCTTAAGAAAAAAGATATGGTTGCTTTGCCAACATCTACTTATAATAATGCAAAttctagtgcttcttcttcatcatcatcagtttCAAGCTGTGCTATTTGCTTGTTGGATTTCATGGATGGAGAGAGAATTAGGGTTCTTCCTCAATGTAATCATTCTTTCCATGTTGCTTGTATTGATAAATGGCTGCTCTCGCATTCTTCTTGCCCTACTTGTAGGTTTCATCTCAATTCTGGTAATTGTTTGCCGTTTTTGTAG